From a region of the Pan paniscus chromosome 19, NHGRI_mPanPan1-v2.0_pri, whole genome shotgun sequence genome:
- the P3H4 gene encoding endoplasmic reticulum protein SC65 isoform X8, with product MGRGFLGFPSLAGSAPRLILYLGDTPKAGARADGEDLTTLSDPLGKERRRRDPGPAPPCRLVPGAKTQRARRPPGARPCPLPSAGPPAQLRGAGGAAGMARVAWGLLWLLLGSAGAQYEKYSFRGFPPEDLMPLAAAYGHALEQYEGESWRESARYLEAALRLHRLLRDSEAFCHANCSGPAPAPKPDPDGGRADEWACELRLFGRVLERAACLRRCKRTLPAFQVPYPPRQLLRDFQSRLPYQYLHYALFKANRLEKAVAAAYTFLQRNPKHELTAKYLNYYRGMLDVADESLTDLEAQPYEAVFLRAVKLYNSGDFRSSTEDMERALADYLAVFARCLAGCEGAHEQVDFKDFYPAIAVNDVRQAARSAASYMLFDPKDSVMQQNLVYYRFHRARWGLEEEDFQPREEAMLYHNQTAELRELLEFTHMYLQSDDESQSLNSHEKGTPHTPQAWEAWCRWPHPHQPGQQQELFIKNLRWARCGGSHL from the exons ATGGGGAGGGGCTTCCTGGGCTTCCCATCTCTGGCGGGAAGCGCTCCCCGACTCATTCTCTACCTAGGGGACACCCCCAAGGCAGGAGCCCGGGCCGACGGAGAGGACTTAACGACACTATCGGACCCTCTGGGAAAAGAGAGGAGACGTCGTGACCCAGGCCCCGCCCCACCTTGCCGCCTCGTGCCCGGCGCTAAGACCCAGCGGGCGCGCCGCCCGCCCGGGGCCCGGCCCTGTCCCCTTCCGTCCGCGGGGCCGCCAGCTCAGCTCCGGGGAGCCGGCGGCGCGGCGGGCATGGCTCGGGTGGCGTGGGGGCTGCTGTGGTTGCTGCTGGGCAGCGCCGGGGCGCAGTACGAGAAGTACAGCTTCCGGGGCTTCCCGCCCGAGGACCTGATGCCGCTGGCCGCGGCCTACGGGCACGCTCTGGAGCAGTACGAGGGAGAGAGCTGGCGCGAGAGCGCGCGCTACCTGGAGGCGGCGCTGCGGCTGCACCGGCTCCTGCGCGACAGCGAGGCCTTCTGCCACGCCAACTGCAGCGGCCCCGCGCCCGCGCCCAAGCCCGACCCCGACGGCGGCCGCGCAGACGAGTGGGCCTGCGAGCTGCGGCTCTTCGGCCGCGTCCTGGAGCGAGCCGCCTGCCTGCGGCGCTGCAAGCGGACGCTGCCCGCCTTCCAGGTGCCCTACCCGCCGCGGCAGCTGCTGCGTGACTTCCAGAGCCGCCTGCCCTACCAGTACCTGCACTACGCGCTGTTCAAG GCTAACCGGCTGGAGAAGGCGGTGGCGGCGGCCTACACCTTCCTCCAGAGGAACCCGAAGCACGAGCTGACCGCCAAGTATCTCAACTACTATCGGGGGATGCTGGACGTCGCCGACGAGTCCCTCACGGACCTAGAGGCCCAGCCCTACGAG GCCGTGTTCCTCCGGGCTGTGAAGCTCTACAACAGCGGGGATTTCCGCAGCAGCACGGAGGACATGGAGCGGGCCTTGGCAGACTACCTGGCAGTCTTTGCCCGGTGCCTGGCCGGCTGTGAAGGGGCCCATGAGCAGGTGGACTTCAAGGACTTCTACCCGGCCATAGCAG TGAATGATGTGCGCCAGGCTGCCCGCAGCGCCGCCAGCTACATGCTCTTCGACCCCAAGGACAGCGTCATGCAGCAGAACCTGGTGTATTACCGGTTCCACCGGGCTCGCTGGGGCCTGGAAGAGGAGGACTTCCAGCCCCGGGAG GAGGCCATGCTCTACCACAACCAGACCGCCGAGCTGCGGGAGCTGCTGGAGTTCACCCACATGTACCTGCAGTCAGATGATGAG agCCAGAGCCTGAACTCGCATGAGAAGGGGACACCCCACACCCCTCAAGCTTGGGAAGCCTGGTGCCGATGGCCCCACcctcaccagcctgggcagcagcaagaactatttattaaaaacttaagatgggccaggtgcggtggctcacacctgtaa
- the P3H4 gene encoding endoplasmic reticulum protein SC65 isoform X7, translating to MGRGFLGFPSLAGSAPRLILYLGDTPKAGARADGEDLTTLSDPLGKERRRRDPGPAPPCRLVPGAKTQRARRPPGARPCPLPSAGPPAQLRGAGGAAGMARVAWGLLWLLLGSAGAQYEKYSFRGFPPEDLMPLAAAYGHALEQYEGESWRESARYLEAALRLHRLLRDSEAFCHANCSGPAPAPKPDPDGGRADEWACELRLFGRVLERAACLRRCKRTLPAFQVPYPPRQLLRDFQSRLPYQYLHYALFKANRLEKAVAAAYTFLQRNPKHELTAKYLNYYRGMLDVADESLTDLEAQPYEAVFLRAVKLYNSGDFRSSTEDMERALADYLAVFARCLAGCEGAHEQVDFKDFYPAIAVNDVRQAARSAASYMLFDPKDSVMQQNLVYYRFHRARWGLEEEDFQPREEAMLYHNQTAELRELLEFTHMYLQSDDEMELEETEPPLEPEDALSDAEFEGEGDYEEGMYADWWQEPDAKGDEAEAEPEPELA from the exons ATGGGGAGGGGCTTCCTGGGCTTCCCATCTCTGGCGGGAAGCGCTCCCCGACTCATTCTCTACCTAGGGGACACCCCCAAGGCAGGAGCCCGGGCCGACGGAGAGGACTTAACGACACTATCGGACCCTCTGGGAAAAGAGAGGAGACGTCGTGACCCAGGCCCCGCCCCACCTTGCCGCCTCGTGCCCGGCGCTAAGACCCAGCGGGCGCGCCGCCCGCCCGGGGCCCGGCCCTGTCCCCTTCCGTCCGCGGGGCCGCCAGCTCAGCTCCGGGGAGCCGGCGGCGCGGCGGGCATGGCTCGGGTGGCGTGGGGGCTGCTGTGGTTGCTGCTGGGCAGCGCCGGGGCGCAGTACGAGAAGTACAGCTTCCGGGGCTTCCCGCCCGAGGACCTGATGCCGCTGGCCGCGGCCTACGGGCACGCTCTGGAGCAGTACGAGGGAGAGAGCTGGCGCGAGAGCGCGCGCTACCTGGAGGCGGCGCTGCGGCTGCACCGGCTCCTGCGCGACAGCGAGGCCTTCTGCCACGCCAACTGCAGCGGCCCCGCGCCCGCGCCCAAGCCCGACCCCGACGGCGGCCGCGCAGACGAGTGGGCCTGCGAGCTGCGGCTCTTCGGCCGCGTCCTGGAGCGAGCCGCCTGCCTGCGGCGCTGCAAGCGGACGCTGCCCGCCTTCCAGGTGCCCTACCCGCCGCGGCAGCTGCTGCGTGACTTCCAGAGCCGCCTGCCCTACCAGTACCTGCACTACGCGCTGTTCAAG GCTAACCGGCTGGAGAAGGCGGTGGCGGCGGCCTACACCTTCCTCCAGAGGAACCCGAAGCACGAGCTGACCGCCAAGTATCTCAACTACTATCGGGGGATGCTGGACGTCGCCGACGAGTCCCTCACGGACCTAGAGGCCCAGCCCTACGAG GCCGTGTTCCTCCGGGCTGTGAAGCTCTACAACAGCGGGGATTTCCGCAGCAGCACGGAGGACATGGAGCGGGCCTTGGCAGACTACCTGGCAGTCTTTGCCCGGTGCCTGGCCGGCTGTGAAGGGGCCCATGAGCAGGTGGACTTCAAGGACTTCTACCCGGCCATAGCAG TGAATGATGTGCGCCAGGCTGCCCGCAGCGCCGCCAGCTACATGCTCTTCGACCCCAAGGACAGCGTCATGCAGCAGAACCTGGTGTATTACCGGTTCCACCGGGCTCGCTGGGGCCTGGAAGAGGAGGACTTCCAGCCCCGGGAG GAGGCCATGCTCTACCACAACCAGACCGCCGAGCTGCGGGAGCTGCTGGAGTTCACCCACATGTACCTGCAGTCAGATGATGAG atggagctggaggagacAGAACCGCCCCTGGAGCCTGAGGATGCCCTATCTGACGCTGAGTTTGAGGGGGAGGGTGACTACGAGGAGGGCATGTATGCTGACTGGTGGCAGGAGCCGGATGCCAAGGGTGACGAGGCTGAGGCTG agCCAGAGCCTGAACTCGCATGA